One Stenotrophomonas maltophilia DNA window includes the following coding sequences:
- a CDS encoding membrane-bound PQQ-dependent dehydrogenase, glucose/quinate/shikimate family has protein sequence MSATPQSAPAPVRASRHPLVTVLSLLLVVLGLVIGGLGAWLLSLGGSAYYAIAGLGLLVSGLLLFGNRRSGALLYALVFIGTLLWTWWESGSDYWRWVPRLGLVTVLGIVLALLAPTLREPVSKRLSRSVAGVLMLVFVAAFGLAFAPHGEVDGHLPFPEGAVSAGLEPTRDTTGLQPADQPAEGDWPAWGRSNAGTRYSPLQQITPANVATLQPAWQFRTGDMPKKRWGAETTPLKIGDRLYLCTARNRLIALDAASGKELWRFDPKVKDASIPYTAACRGVSYYEQPSTPVLADATLADAAADLALPEPPPSVTGSAAPGSRPTCWARIIEGTLDGRIIAVDADSGRPCANFGNNGQVDITLGMGEVPPGYVSINSPPAIVRGVIVTGHQVLDGQRRDAPSGVIQAYDAITGKLRWAWDMDQPERSGLPPREQTYTRGTPNMWTTATGDEALGLVYLPLGNAAGDYWSGSRTENQNRYATSLVAIDVATGKPAWHFQAVRKDVWDYDLGSQASLIDYPTAAGKVPAILLPTKQGDMYILDRRNGQLLTAAEERKVPVGGVEPEQRSPTQLFSLYHTLRREHDLTERDMWGITPIDQLVCRIQFRKAYYEGFYTPPSSERHSIEYPGYNGGSDWGSVSIDTRRGVIVANYNDMPNYNRLVPRAEADRLGWLPREKIRFDKGGAEGAGDPQVGTPYAIQVNAGWRLPFTGLLCKQPPYGGIRAIDLRTGKLLWDRPFGSARGNGPFGIRSGLPIEIGTPNNGGSVVTASGLIFIAAATDDLLRAIDLKTGKELWHAKLPAGGQANPMVYEQGGRQYVVIMAGGHHFMETPNGDYVMAFALPR, from the coding sequence ATGTCCGCCACGCCGCAGTCCGCTCCTGCTCCCGTCCGCGCCTCCCGGCATCCTCTTGTCACCGTGCTGTCGCTGCTGCTGGTCGTGCTCGGCCTGGTCATCGGCGGCCTGGGTGCGTGGCTGCTCAGTCTCGGTGGCTCGGCCTACTATGCGATTGCCGGCCTCGGCCTGCTGGTCAGCGGCCTCCTGTTGTTCGGCAATCGCCGCAGCGGCGCGCTGCTGTACGCGCTGGTGTTCATCGGCACGCTGCTGTGGACCTGGTGGGAGTCGGGCAGCGACTACTGGCGCTGGGTGCCGCGGCTCGGGCTGGTGACGGTGCTCGGCATCGTGCTGGCGCTGCTGGCGCCGACGCTGCGCGAGCCGGTTTCAAAACGCCTGTCGCGCAGCGTGGCGGGCGTGCTGATGCTGGTGTTCGTGGCCGCCTTCGGTCTGGCTTTCGCCCCGCATGGTGAAGTGGACGGGCATCTGCCGTTCCCGGAAGGCGCAGTCAGCGCCGGACTGGAACCTACGCGCGATACCACGGGCCTGCAGCCGGCTGACCAGCCCGCCGAGGGCGATTGGCCGGCGTGGGGCCGCAGCAATGCGGGCACCCGCTATTCGCCGCTGCAGCAGATCACCCCGGCCAATGTCGCCACGTTGCAACCGGCCTGGCAGTTCCGGACCGGCGATATGCCAAAGAAGCGCTGGGGTGCCGAAACGACGCCGCTGAAGATCGGTGACCGCCTGTACCTGTGCACCGCACGCAACCGCCTGATCGCGCTTGATGCTGCCAGCGGCAAGGAGCTGTGGCGGTTCGATCCAAAGGTGAAGGACGCTTCGATTCCCTATACCGCTGCCTGTCGTGGTGTGAGCTATTACGAGCAGCCCAGCACGCCGGTTCTTGCCGATGCCACGCTGGCCGATGCCGCGGCCGATCTGGCGTTGCCCGAACCGCCGCCCAGCGTCACCGGCAGCGCTGCACCGGGCAGTCGTCCGACGTGCTGGGCGCGCATCATCGAAGGGACGCTGGACGGTCGCATCATCGCGGTGGACGCGGACAGCGGCCGTCCCTGCGCGAATTTCGGCAACAACGGCCAGGTCGACATCACCCTGGGCATGGGCGAGGTGCCGCCCGGCTACGTGTCAATCAACTCGCCGCCGGCCATCGTGCGCGGCGTGATCGTGACCGGTCATCAGGTGCTGGACGGGCAGCGCCGCGATGCGCCCTCGGGCGTGATCCAGGCGTACGACGCCATCACCGGCAAGCTGCGCTGGGCATGGGACATGGACCAGCCCGAGCGCAGCGGCCTGCCGCCGCGCGAGCAGACCTACACGCGCGGCACGCCCAACATGTGGACCACCGCCACCGGTGATGAAGCGCTGGGCCTGGTCTACCTGCCGCTGGGCAATGCCGCGGGCGACTACTGGAGCGGCTCGCGCACGGAGAACCAGAACCGCTATGCAACCTCGCTGGTGGCGATCGACGTGGCCACCGGCAAGCCGGCCTGGCATTTCCAGGCGGTGCGCAAGGATGTGTGGGACTACGACCTGGGGTCGCAGGCCAGCCTGATCGACTACCCGACGGCGGCGGGCAAGGTGCCGGCAATCCTGCTGCCGACCAAGCAGGGTGACATGTACATCCTCGATCGCCGCAACGGCCAGCTGCTGACCGCGGCCGAAGAACGCAAGGTGCCGGTCGGCGGCGTCGAACCCGAGCAGCGTTCTCCCACCCAGCTGTTTTCGCTGTACCACACGCTGCGCCGCGAACATGACCTGACCGAGCGTGACATGTGGGGCATCACCCCGATTGACCAGCTGGTCTGCCGCATCCAGTTCCGCAAGGCGTACTACGAAGGTTTCTATACGCCGCCGAGCAGCGAGCGCCATTCCATCGAGTACCCCGGCTACAACGGCGGCTCGGACTGGGGCAGCGTGTCCATCGATACGCGCCGCGGCGTGATCGTGGCCAACTACAACGACATGCCCAACTACAACCGGCTGGTGCCACGTGCCGAGGCCGACCGGTTGGGCTGGCTGCCACGCGAGAAGATCCGGTTCGACAAGGGCGGTGCCGAAGGCGCGGGCGACCCGCAGGTGGGTACGCCCTACGCCATCCAGGTCAACGCCGGCTGGCGGCTGCCGTTCACCGGCTTGCTGTGCAAGCAGCCGCCCTATGGCGGTATCCGTGCCATCGACCTGCGCACCGGCAAGCTGCTGTGGGACCGTCCGTTCGGCAGTGCGCGCGGCAACGGACCGTTCGGCATCCGTTCCGGCCTGCCGATCGAGATCGGCACGCCGAACAATGGTGGTTCGGTAGTCACCGCCAGCGGCCTGATCTTCATCGCCGCCGCCACCGATGACCTGCTGCGTGCCATCGACCTGAAGACCGGCAAGGAACTGTGGCACGCCAAGCTGCCTGCCGGCGGCCAGGCCAACCCGATGGTGTACGAGCAGGGTGGGCGCCAGTACGTGGTGATCATGGCTGGCGGCCACCATTTCATGGAAACCCCGAACGGCGATTACGTGATGGCGTTTGCGTTGCCGAGGTAA
- a CDS encoding zinc-binding dehydrogenase, translating to MSQVVRIHEYGAGAAHVIATQEQDLAAEVVRITGGAGARVVFDPIGGPQFVPLTEAMARGGILLEYGALSSEPTPFPLFNVLGKSLTLKGYLYSEIVSDDAALARAKAFIVNGLDQGTLAPKIAKVFPFAQIQDAHRYLESNEQIGKVVVTV from the coding sequence ATGAGCCAGGTTGTCCGCATCCACGAATATGGTGCCGGTGCCGCCCATGTCATCGCCACCCAGGAACAGGATCTGGCGGCCGAAGTGGTGCGCATCACCGGCGGCGCCGGCGCCCGTGTGGTGTTCGACCCGATCGGTGGCCCGCAGTTCGTGCCGCTGACCGAAGCCATGGCGCGTGGCGGCATCCTGCTCGAGTACGGCGCGCTGAGCAGCGAACCCACGCCGTTCCCGCTGTTCAACGTGCTGGGCAAGTCGCTGACGTTGAAGGGCTATCTGTACTCGGAAATCGTCTCCGACGATGCCGCGTTGGCCCGTGCCAAGGCCTTCATCGTCAACGGCCTGGACCAGGGCACGCTGGCGCCGAAGATCGCCAAGGTATTCCCGTTCGCGCAGATCCAGGACGCGCACCGTTACCTGGAATCGAACGAGCAGATCGGCAAGGTCGTGGTGACGGTGTGA
- a CDS encoding HipA family kinase: MRTVHALRYITPLREGGSLPAVVETDDDGMAVLKFRGAGQGPKALIAELIAGEMARTLGLPIPEILFVELDREFARTEPDPEIQELIRASEGLNLGLDYLPGAINYDPAAMPVDADLASRIVWFDAFTSNVDRTTRNPNLMVWHRRLYLIDHGAAMYFHHDWANAGDACEKPFVLIRDHVLLSFASRIAEVDAELAARLTDAEIERIVGLVPDSWLVNEPAFDSPQAYRQGYIDYLKHRLKVRAVFVQEAIRAHAAHV; this comes from the coding sequence ATGCGCACCGTACATGCCCTCCGCTACATCACCCCCTTACGGGAAGGTGGCTCCCTGCCGGCCGTGGTCGAGACCGACGACGACGGCATGGCCGTGCTGAAGTTCCGTGGCGCCGGCCAGGGCCCGAAGGCACTGATCGCCGAGCTGATCGCTGGTGAAATGGCGCGCACGCTGGGCTTGCCGATTCCGGAAATCCTGTTCGTGGAGCTGGACCGCGAGTTCGCCCGCACCGAGCCGGATCCGGAGATCCAGGAACTGATCCGCGCCAGCGAAGGTTTGAACCTGGGCCTGGACTACCTGCCCGGTGCGATCAACTACGACCCGGCGGCGATGCCGGTGGATGCCGACCTGGCCTCGCGCATCGTCTGGTTCGATGCATTCACCAGTAATGTCGATCGCACCACGCGCAATCCCAACCTGATGGTGTGGCACCGCAGGCTGTACCTGATCGATCACGGCGCGGCGATGTACTTCCATCACGACTGGGCCAACGCCGGCGATGCCTGCGAGAAGCCCTTCGTACTGATCCGTGACCATGTGCTGCTGTCGTTCGCCAGCCGCATCGCCGAGGTGGATGCCGAACTGGCGGCACGCCTGACCGACGCCGAGATCGAGCGCATCGTCGGCCTGGTGCCGGACAGCTGGCTGGTGAATGAGCCCGCGTTCGACAGCCCACAGGCCTATCGCCAAGGCTATATCGACTATCTCAAGCATCGCCTGAAAGTGCGTGCGGTGTTCGTGCAGGAGGCCATCCGTGCCCACGCTGCACACGTATGA
- a CDS encoding DUF3037 domain-containing protein — MPTLHTYDYAVIRVVPRVEREEFINVGVIVSCPGARHLEAAIEIDPARLHAFAPALDQEALQPWLDAIVAICRGDASAGPIAQLPARARFHFLTAKRSSVVQMSSTHVGRTADPAGVVEHLMTKMVRVPE; from the coding sequence GTGCCCACGCTGCACACGTATGACTACGCGGTCATCCGCGTGGTACCGCGGGTGGAACGCGAGGAATTCATCAACGTCGGGGTGATCGTCTCCTGTCCCGGCGCGCGTCATCTGGAAGCGGCCATCGAGATCGATCCGGCACGCCTGCACGCCTTCGCGCCAGCGCTGGACCAGGAGGCGCTGCAGCCATGGCTGGATGCGATCGTGGCGATCTGCCGTGGCGACGCCAGCGCCGGGCCGATCGCGCAGCTGCCGGCGCGTGCGCGCTTCCATTTCCTCACCGCCAAGCGCAGTTCGGTCGTGCAGATGTCGAGCACGCATGTCGGCCGCACGGCCGACCCGGCGGGTGTGGTGGAACACTTGATGACGAAGATGGTGCGGGTGCCGGAATGA
- a CDS encoding LysR family transcriptional regulator, translated as MDLIAPLRSFAKVAEVGSFAAAALVLDLSPQVVGKHIQALEQHLGVRLLNRTTRKQSLTDFGQAYLARARVILEEVEGAEQLAEVARGRPMGRLRISAPVTFGVHALGPAVVAYMQQYPDVQVDLNLSNSLVDIVEDGYDLVFRTGDLADSGLVARRLGPYPLVLCASPDYLASRPAITHPNDLSRHECLGFAHSIIRTRWSFCDADGSVLTVPVSSRFMVNQAEPLLTAAVGGLGLILQPYEMLAAALERGELLEVLPDHVPVSTWINLVYPRDRQLTPKLRSFLDFCVARFTEQSMARR; from the coding sequence ATGGACCTGATCGCTCCCCTGCGTTCCTTCGCAAAAGTGGCCGAGGTTGGTTCGTTCGCGGCTGCCGCCTTGGTACTGGATCTATCGCCGCAGGTGGTCGGCAAGCACATCCAGGCGCTGGAGCAGCACCTGGGCGTGCGACTGCTCAACCGCACCACGCGCAAGCAGAGCCTGACCGACTTCGGCCAGGCCTACCTGGCGCGGGCGCGGGTGATCCTGGAGGAAGTGGAGGGCGCCGAGCAGCTGGCCGAAGTGGCACGTGGACGGCCGATGGGTCGCCTGCGCATCAGTGCGCCGGTCACCTTCGGCGTGCACGCGCTTGGCCCGGCGGTGGTGGCCTACATGCAGCAGTACCCGGATGTGCAGGTTGATCTGAACCTGTCCAACAGCCTGGTAGACATCGTCGAGGACGGCTACGACCTGGTCTTCCGTACCGGAGACCTGGCCGACAGCGGGCTGGTGGCGCGGCGGCTGGGGCCGTATCCACTGGTCCTGTGTGCCTCGCCGGACTACTTGGCTTCGCGCCCGGCCATTACTCATCCCAATGACCTGAGCCGGCACGAGTGCCTGGGCTTCGCGCATTCGATCATCCGCACGCGCTGGAGCTTCTGCGATGCCGATGGCAGCGTGCTGACCGTGCCGGTGTCCAGCCGCTTCATGGTCAACCAGGCCGAGCCGCTGCTGACAGCGGCCGTGGGTGGTCTGGGGTTGATCCTGCAGCCCTACGAAATGCTTGCCGCTGCGCTGGAGCGTGGTGAGCTGCTGGAAGTGCTGCCGGACCATGTGCCGGTATCGACGTGGATCAACCTGGTGTACCCACGTGACCGCCAGCTGACCCCCAAGCTGCGCAGTTTCCTGGACTTCTGTGTGGCGCGTTTCACCGAGCAGTCGATGGCAAGGCGATAG
- a CDS encoding serine hydrolase domain-containing protein — MRAVGRLFLCNALAGLALVATSAFPAVGAASSEREHPRAQDAIDDWLAAFNAGSLEGLQAFADRYAKQEGSTPKDYLEFRESTGPLSVLETLERAPSQAKLLVMGQLSERAMRVTAVMDPANPSHVKQFQIEGTETPDKYKPTRVALPALMADATAKLEALRAQDALSGALQVAQNGKVLLDWCGGGADRTAGIPVGVNTQFRLASSNKMFTAVAILQLVQEGELSLDDTISKHLPDYPNRTVANGVTVRHLLSHTSGLGDFFGDDFEQYSASLKTLDDYVQRFAKDAPQFTPGSQDGYSNYGFIVLGRIIEAVSGQSYYAYVEQHILRPAGMTDTGFEPETVNVPQRAVAYTKKDGQWVRETKSLPWRGMSAGGGYSTVADMVKFAEALRSGRLVSPALLQQATAAQNHKGWYGFGFVVQGEGREHQYGHEGGAPGSNSAIVVMPAQGYVIVGLANVDPDAIGNVVNYIARRVPL, encoded by the coding sequence ATGAGGGCTGTTGGACGCCTGTTTCTCTGCAATGCACTGGCCGGTTTGGCCCTTGTGGCCACATCGGCGTTTCCGGCAGTTGGCGCAGCATCTTCCGAGCGCGAACATCCACGTGCGCAGGATGCCATCGATGACTGGCTCGCGGCGTTCAATGCGGGCAGCCTCGAGGGGTTGCAGGCATTCGCCGACAGATATGCGAAGCAGGAGGGCAGCACTCCCAAGGACTATCTCGAGTTCCGAGAGAGCACCGGCCCGCTGAGCGTGCTGGAAACACTCGAGCGCGCGCCCAGCCAGGCGAAGCTGCTGGTGATGGGCCAGCTGAGCGAACGTGCGATGCGGGTGACGGCGGTCATGGACCCGGCCAACCCGTCGCACGTGAAGCAGTTCCAGATCGAGGGCACTGAAACGCCGGACAAGTACAAGCCGACACGGGTTGCATTGCCTGCGCTGATGGCCGACGCCACAGCAAAGCTGGAGGCGCTGCGGGCGCAGGACGCGCTGTCGGGAGCGTTGCAGGTGGCGCAGAACGGCAAGGTGCTGCTGGACTGGTGCGGTGGCGGGGCCGATCGCACCGCTGGCATTCCAGTGGGCGTGAATACGCAGTTTCGCCTTGCGTCCTCCAACAAGATGTTCACTGCAGTGGCCATCCTGCAGCTGGTGCAGGAGGGCGAGCTCAGCCTTGATGACACGATAAGCAAGCATCTGCCGGACTATCCGAACAGGACGGTCGCCAACGGCGTGACCGTACGTCATCTGCTGTCACATACCAGCGGCCTGGGTGATTTCTTCGGCGACGATTTTGAGCAGTATTCCGCGTCGCTGAAGACGCTGGATGACTATGTGCAGCGCTTCGCCAAAGATGCGCCGCAGTTCACGCCTGGCAGCCAGGACGGCTACTCCAACTATGGCTTCATCGTGCTTGGGCGGATCATTGAGGCCGTCTCCGGGCAGTCGTACTACGCCTATGTGGAGCAACACATCCTGCGACCGGCAGGCATGACCGACACCGGCTTCGAGCCGGAAACAGTGAACGTCCCGCAGCGTGCCGTCGCCTACACGAAGAAGGATGGGCAATGGGTCCGTGAAACGAAGTCGCTGCCCTGGCGCGGCATGTCAGCCGGTGGTGGCTACAGCACGGTGGCCGACATGGTGAAATTCGCCGAGGCATTGCGCAGCGGAAGACTGGTCTCACCTGCATTGCTGCAGCAGGCCACCGCGGCGCAGAACCACAAGGGCTGGTACGGATTCGGCTTCGTGGTGCAGGGCGAGGGCAGGGAACACCAGTATGGCCACGAAGGCGGTGCGCCCGGATCGAACAGTGCCATTGTGGTGATGCCCGCACAGGGCTATGTGATCGTTGGGCTGGCCAATGTCGATCCGGATGCGATCGGTAACGTGGTCAACTACATCGCGCGTAGAGTGCCGCTGTGA
- the gyrA gene encoding DNA gyrase subunit A yields MAENAKEIIQVNLEDEMRKSYLDYAMSVIVGRALPDARDGLKPVHRRVLFAMNELNAHSNKPYFKSARIVGDVIGKYHPHGDQSVYDTLVRLAQPFSLRYMLVDGQGNFGSIDGDSAAAMRYTEARMSRLAHELMADIDKETVDFQPNYDEKELEPTVMPTRFPNLLVNGSAGIAVGMATNIPPHNLSESINACIALIDNPEIDVDGLMEYIPGPDFPTAGIINGTAGIVAGYRTGRGRVRIRAKADIEVADNGRESIIVTEIPYQVNKARLIEKIAELVKEKKIEGISELRDESDKDGMRIYIEIKRGESAEVVLNNLYQQTQMESVFGINMVALVDGRPQLMNLKQMLEAFVRHRREVVTRRTVFELRKARARAHVLEGLTVALANIDEMIELIKTSPNPNEARERMLARVWEPGLVGAMLGAAGAEASRPEDLPKGVGLIEGGYQLTEIQATQILEMRLHRLTGLEQDRLTDEYKQLLEVIAGLIHILEDPDRLLQVIREELVNVKAEFGDERRTEIRHSEEDLDILDLIAPEDVVVTVSHAGYVKRQPVSVYRAQRRGGRGRSAAATKEEDFIEQLWLVNTHDTLLTFTSSGKVFWLPVYQLPEAGSNARGRPIINWIPLEPGERVQAVLPVREYADGQFVFFATKNGTVKKTPLGEFAFRLARGKIAINLDEGDALVGVGLTDGERDILLFASNGKTVRFGEDKVRSMGRTATGVRGIKMPAGEEVVSLIVAESAGGIEDDNEDDNGVEEAAANGDAVIDGADDASVQYILTATENGYGKRTPLPDYPRKGRGTQGVIGIQTTERNGKLVAAVLMGSSDEVLLISDGGTLVRTRGSEISRVGRNTQGVTLIRLSKDEKLQAVERMDASIDEDEDEVAAAAPATTDGAPAAASSEDAAQE; encoded by the coding sequence ATGGCAGAAAACGCCAAGGAAATCATCCAGGTCAACCTGGAAGACGAGATGCGCAAGAGCTACCTCGATTACGCCATGAGCGTGATCGTGGGCCGCGCGCTCCCGGATGCGCGCGACGGCCTCAAGCCGGTGCATCGCCGCGTGCTGTTCGCGATGAACGAGTTGAACGCGCACAGCAACAAGCCCTACTTCAAGTCGGCGCGTATCGTCGGTGACGTCATCGGTAAGTACCACCCGCATGGCGATCAGTCGGTGTACGACACGCTGGTGCGTCTGGCACAGCCGTTCTCGCTGCGCTACATGCTGGTCGATGGCCAGGGTAACTTCGGCTCGATCGATGGCGACTCCGCCGCGGCGATGCGATACACCGAAGCGCGCATGTCGCGCCTCGCGCATGAGCTGATGGCCGACATCGACAAGGAAACCGTCGATTTCCAGCCCAACTACGACGAAAAGGAACTGGAGCCGACGGTCATGCCGACCCGGTTCCCGAACCTGCTGGTCAACGGTTCGGCTGGTATCGCGGTGGGCATGGCCACCAACATCCCGCCGCACAACCTGAGCGAATCGATCAACGCCTGCATCGCGCTGATCGACAACCCGGAAATCGATGTCGACGGCCTGATGGAATACATCCCGGGCCCGGATTTCCCGACCGCCGGCATCATCAATGGCACCGCCGGCATCGTCGCTGGCTACCGCACCGGCCGTGGCCGCGTGCGCATCCGTGCCAAGGCCGATATCGAAGTGGCCGACAACGGCCGCGAATCGATCATCGTCACTGAAATTCCTTACCAGGTGAACAAGGCGCGTCTGATCGAAAAGATCGCCGAGCTGGTCAAGGAAAAGAAGATCGAAGGCATCAGCGAGCTGCGCGATGAGTCCGACAAGGACGGCATGCGTATCTACATCGAGATCAAGCGCGGTGAATCTGCCGAGGTTGTGCTGAACAACCTGTACCAGCAGACCCAGATGGAATCGGTGTTCGGCATCAACATGGTGGCGCTGGTCGACGGCCGCCCGCAGTTGATGAACCTCAAGCAGATGCTCGAGGCGTTCGTCCGCCACCGTCGCGAAGTGGTCACCCGCCGCACCGTGTTCGAGCTGCGCAAGGCGCGCGCCCGTGCCCACGTGCTGGAAGGCCTGACCGTTGCGCTGGCCAACATCGACGAGATGATCGAACTGATCAAGACCTCGCCGAACCCGAACGAAGCCCGCGAGCGCATGCTGGCGCGCGTGTGGGAGCCGGGCCTGGTCGGTGCGATGCTGGGTGCCGCCGGTGCCGAAGCCTCGCGTCCGGAAGACCTGCCCAAGGGTGTGGGCCTGATCGAGGGCGGCTACCAGCTGACCGAGATCCAGGCCACCCAGATCCTGGAAATGCGCCTGCACCGCCTGACCGGGCTGGAACAGGACCGCCTGACCGACGAGTACAAGCAGCTGCTGGAAGTGATCGCCGGGCTGATCCACATCCTGGAAGATCCCGACCGCCTGCTGCAGGTGATCCGCGAGGAGCTGGTCAACGTCAAGGCCGAGTTCGGCGACGAGCGTCGTACCGAAATCCGCCACAGCGAAGAAGATCTGGACATCCTCGACCTGATCGCGCCGGAAGACGTGGTGGTCACCGTGTCGCATGCCGGTTACGTGAAGCGGCAGCCGGTGAGCGTGTACCGCGCACAGCGCCGTGGTGGCCGTGGCCGCAGTGCGGCGGCGACCAAGGAAGAGGATTTCATCGAACAGCTGTGGCTGGTCAACACGCACGACACGCTGCTGACCTTCACCAGTTCGGGCAAGGTGTTCTGGCTGCCGGTCTACCAGCTGCCCGAAGCCGGTTCCAACGCCCGCGGCCGTCCGATCATCAACTGGATCCCGCTGGAACCGGGCGAACGCGTGCAGGCCGTGCTGCCGGTGCGCGAGTACGCCGATGGCCAGTTCGTGTTCTTCGCCACCAAGAACGGTACGGTCAAGAAGACCCCGCTGGGCGAATTCGCCTTCCGTCTGGCGCGCGGCAAGATCGCGATCAACCTGGACGAGGGCGATGCCCTGGTCGGCGTCGGCCTGACCGACGGCGAGCGTGACATCCTGCTGTTCGCCTCCAACGGCAAGACCGTGCGCTTCGGTGAAGACAAGGTCCGCTCGATGGGCCGTACCGCCACCGGCGTGCGCGGCATCAAGATGCCGGCCGGCGAGGAAGTGGTCAGCCTGATCGTGGCCGAAAGTGCCGGTGGCATCGAGGACGACAACGAGGACGACAACGGTGTCGAGGAAGCCGCCGCCAATGGCGATGCGGTGATCGACGGCGCCGATGACGCCAGCGTGCAGTACATCCTCACCGCCACCGAGAACGGCTACGGCAAGCGCACCCCGCTGCCGGACTACCCGCGCAAGGGCCGTGGCACGCAGGGCGTGATCGGCATCCAGACCACCGAGCGCAACGGCAAGCTGGTCGCCGCGGTGCTGATGGGCTCCAGCGACGAAGTCCTGCTGATCTCCGATGGCGGCACCCTGGTGCGTACGCGTGGCTCGGAAATCAGCCGCGTCGGCCGCAACACCCAGGGCGTGACCCTGATCCGCCTGTCCAAGGACGAGAAGCTGCAGGCGGTGGAGCGCATGGATGCCTCGATCGATGAGGACGAGGACGAGGTGGCTGCCGCTGCCCCGGCCACGACCGACGGCGCACCGGCTGCTGCCAGCAGCGAGGACGCCGCGCAGGAGTGA
- a CDS encoding XVIPCD domain-containing protein encodes MTTLSAETERLLGEFAGKTDVTSDQVDNLRSVIAGSPVLAKQVDAAIAAGYLERFELLPATSNAGGTYETDTKSINLPASSLSTPAAPDRFDAAEVTFVLGHEIQHGFNDADVERAYVQFDADVEQIAGRTTSHDYTEAIGTLLAANRRDEASSNIAGWNALVSQVRANNPDATLRDLYEASTRSTDVIQSLPGPPITYAPHPELTLNADLTISPTAANIEGMARHYYDKGVSTGLGHHGNSDYQNFYGVQAIELASGYEAANPAPDGVSRMEVNLKKLGLDERLLEQNGLNLGEGSSLRQPYFDTSTSPSTLHYFDHTEGTHAHVPIIARQASAGDAMALPLAEGRDRSLHEQIRGKVAELDAANGRSFDASSERLSASLLVLARENGLDRVDHVVLSRQTGDAAAAQNIFVVKGALDDPASLRASSPTAEAAQRPVQESLDTLAVVNRQADQVSQEQARVQEQQRGALTH; translated from the coding sequence ATGACGACCCTTTCCGCAGAAACGGAACGCCTGCTGGGCGAGTTCGCCGGCAAGACCGACGTCACCAGCGACCAGGTCGACAACCTGCGCAGCGTCATCGCGGGCTCGCCCGTGCTGGCCAAGCAGGTGGACGCAGCGATCGCGGCAGGCTATCTGGAACGCTTCGAACTGTTGCCCGCCACAAGCAATGCGGGTGGCACCTACGAGACCGACACGAAATCCATCAACCTGCCCGCCAGCAGCTTGTCGACCCCGGCAGCGCCGGACAGGTTCGACGCGGCCGAGGTCACCTTTGTGCTCGGTCACGAGATCCAGCACGGCTTCAACGATGCTGATGTCGAGCGTGCCTACGTGCAGTTCGATGCCGACGTGGAGCAGATCGCAGGCCGTACCACCAGCCATGATTACACCGAGGCGATCGGCACCCTGCTCGCGGCCAACCGCCGCGATGAGGCCTCTTCGAACATCGCAGGCTGGAATGCGCTGGTCAGCCAGGTACGTGCCAACAACCCGGACGCTACCCTGCGCGACCTGTATGAAGCCAGCACCCGCTCGACAGACGTCATCCAGTCGCTACCCGGCCCGCCGATCACCTATGCACCGCACCCGGAGCTGACCCTCAATGCCGACCTGACCATCTCCCCCACCGCAGCCAACATCGAAGGAATGGCCAGGCACTATTACGATAAGGGCGTCAGCACCGGCCTGGGCCATCATGGGAATTCGGACTACCAGAATTTCTACGGCGTCCAGGCGATCGAACTGGCCAGTGGATACGAGGCCGCGAATCCAGCGCCCGACGGCGTCAGCCGGATGGAAGTGAACTTGAAGAAGCTGGGCCTGGACGAGCGCCTGCTGGAGCAGAACGGGCTCAACCTCGGCGAGGGCTCGTCCCTGCGCCAGCCCTACTTCGATACCAGCACCTCGCCGTCGACGCTGCATTACTTCGACCACACCGAAGGCACGCATGCACATGTCCCCATCATCGCACGGCAGGCCTCCGCAGGTGATGCAATGGCGTTGCCGCTTGCAGAAGGCCGTGACCGTTCGCTGCACGAGCAGATCCGCGGCAAGGTAGCGGAGCTGGATGCTGCCAACGGACGCAGTTTCGATGCGTCCAGCGAACGCCTGAGCGCCAGCCTGCTGGTGCTGGCCCGCGAAAACGGGCTGGACCGGGTCGACCATGTGGTACTGAGCCGGCAGACCGGAGATGCCGCCGCCGCGCAGAACATCTTCGTGGTGAAGGGAGCGCTGGATGATCCAGCCTCGCTGCGCGCCTCCTCGCCCACTGCCGAGGCCGCACAACGCCCCGTGCAGGAAAGCCTTGACACGCTGGCCGTGGTCAACCGGCAGGCCGATCAGGTATCGCAGGAGCAGGCCCGCGTGCAGGAGCAGCAGCGCGGCGCGCTGACGCACTGA